In Sphingobacterium sp. lm-10, one DNA window encodes the following:
- the tsf gene encoding translation elongation factor Ts, with protein MSVQISASDVNKLRQQTGAGMMDCKKALVEANGDFEAAVDYLRKKGAKVAASRQDRDSNEGVIIAKSTADGKSGIVVEVNCETDFVAKNADFVAFAEKIADLALTSQPASTEELKGLELEGRTVAEYLIEQTGVIGEKIDVSKYELVSADKVVAYIHGNYRLGVLVGLSADAAGVDEAGRDVAMQIAAMNPVAIDKDGVDSKTIERELEIAKEQIRAEGKPEEMIEKIAAGKLNKFYKDNTLLNQEFVKDSSKSIAQFLDSVNKGLTVTAFKRVQLGA; from the coding sequence ATGTCAGTACAAATTTCTGCATCAGATGTAAACAAATTGCGTCAACAAACCGGCGCAGGTATGATGGATTGTAAAAAAGCTTTAGTAGAGGCTAACGGTGACTTCGAAGCTGCAGTAGATTACCTTCGTAAAAAAGGTGCTAAAGTAGCTGCAAGCCGTCAGGATCGTGATTCTAACGAAGGTGTCATCATTGCTAAATCTACCGCTGATGGTAAATCAGGTATCGTCGTAGAAGTAAACTGTGAGACTGACTTCGTAGCTAAGAATGCAGACTTCGTAGCCTTTGCTGAAAAAATTGCTGACTTGGCATTGACTAGTCAACCTGCTTCTACAGAAGAGTTGAAAGGTCTTGAATTGGAAGGACGTACAGTAGCCGAATACTTGATCGAACAAACTGGTGTAATTGGCGAAAAAATCGACGTTTCTAAATATGAGTTAGTGTCTGCTGATAAAGTAGTTGCTTACATCCACGGAAACTATCGTTTGGGCGTATTGGTAGGACTTTCTGCTGATGCTGCTGGTGTTGACGAAGCTGGTAGAGATGTAGCCATGCAAATCGCAGCAATGAATCCGGTAGCGATCGATAAAGATGGTGTAGATTCTAAAACAATTGAGCGCGAATTGGAAATTGCAAAAGAGCAAATCCGCGCAGAAGGTAAACCAGAGGAAATGATTGAAAAAATCGCTGCTGGAAAATTGAATAAATTCTACAAAGACAACACCTTGTTGAATCAAGAGTTTGTGAAAGATTCTTCGAAATCAATCGCGCAATTCTTAGATAGCGTAAACAAAGGTTTGACAGTTACTGCTTTCAAACGCGTACAGTTGGGTGCATAA
- the rpsI gene encoding 30S ribosomal protein S9: MSTTNTSGRRKTAVARIYLAAGSGNITVNGKDYTVYFPTLPLQYIATQSLNVAESLANFDVKVNVQGGGVKGQAEAVRLAIAKALVELDPEVKPALRAKGLMTRDDRMVERKKPGRRKARRRFQFSKR; encoded by the coding sequence ATGTCAACAACTAATACTTCAGGCAGAAGAAAAACGGCTGTTGCCCGCATCTACTTAGCTGCTGGTAGCGGTAACATTACCGTGAATGGTAAAGACTACACGGTATATTTTCCGACATTGCCATTGCAATACATTGCTACTCAATCTTTGAATGTAGCAGAATCATTGGCCAACTTTGATGTTAAAGTAAACGTACAAGGTGGAGGCGTTAAAGGACAAGCAGAGGCTGTGCGTCTGGCAATTGCTAAAGCATTGGTAGAGTTAGACCCGGAAGTAAAACCGGCTTTACGTGCTAAAGGTTTAATGACACGTGACGACCGTATGGTTGAGCGTAAGAAACCAGGACGTCGCAAAGCTCGTAGAAGATTCCAATTCAGTAAACGTTAA
- the rpsB gene encoding 30S ribosomal protein S2, translating to MARTTYQDLLDAGVHFGHLTRKWDPKMSKYIFMERNGIHIIDLNKTLTKLEEAASAIKQIVKSGRKVLFVATKKQAKEIIAQQAKDVSMPFVTERWLGGMLTNFATVRKSIKKMGNIDKMQKDGTYDVLSKKEKLMIQRERIKLENLLGGIADLNRLPAALFIVDVKKEHIAVAEAMKLNIPTFAMVDTNSDPTNIDFPIPANDDATKSINLIAEVIGKAIQEGLDERKRDKEDEAEKEAAASKAAIDNGAEVAEEATAGKRTRKAKDVE from the coding sequence ATGGCAAGAACAACATATCAAGATTTATTGGATGCAGGTGTGCACTTTGGTCACCTTACCCGTAAATGGGATCCGAAAATGTCTAAGTACATTTTCATGGAGCGTAATGGCATCCACATCATTGACTTGAACAAAACACTTACGAAATTGGAAGAAGCTGCTTCAGCTATCAAACAAATCGTAAAATCAGGTCGTAAAGTACTATTCGTAGCGACTAAAAAACAGGCTAAAGAAATCATCGCACAACAAGCGAAAGATGTTAGTATGCCTTTCGTTACAGAGCGTTGGCTAGGTGGTATGCTTACCAACTTCGCAACAGTACGTAAGTCTATCAAGAAGATGGGTAACATCGACAAGATGCAAAAAGACGGTACTTACGACGTACTATCTAAAAAAGAGAAATTAATGATTCAGCGCGAGCGTATCAAGTTAGAAAACCTTCTAGGAGGTATTGCTGACCTAAATCGTTTGCCTGCGGCATTATTCATCGTAGATGTTAAGAAAGAGCACATTGCAGTTGCAGAAGCAATGAAATTGAACATTCCTACTTTTGCGATGGTAGATACCAACTCTGACCCTACTAACATTGATTTCCCAATCCCTGCGAATGATGATGCGACTAAGTCGATCAACCTAATTGCAGAAGTAATTGGTAAAGCAATCCAAGAAGGTCTTGATGAGCGTAAACGCGATAAAGAAGACGAGGCTGAAAAAGAAGCAGCAGCTTCTAAAGCGGCAATCGACAACGGCGCAGAAGTTGCTGAAGAAGCAACTGCCGGAAAACGCACTCGTAAAGCAAAAGACGTAGAATAA
- the rplM gene encoding 50S ribosomal protein L13 — MNTLSYKTVSANKNTVNKEWIVVDAEGEILGRLASQIAKVIRGKHKPTFTPHVDCGDNVIVINADKIKLTGNKLGDKVYVRYTGYPGGQRFVSPKELMAKHPERIIEKAVRGMLPKNRLGRELFRNLFVYAGSEHKHEAQNPKTVKF; from the coding sequence GTGAATACGTTAAGTTACAAAACTGTCTCTGCTAACAAAAACACCGTAAACAAGGAATGGATCGTTGTTGACGCTGAAGGAGAGATTTTGGGGCGCTTGGCAAGCCAGATTGCGAAAGTAATCCGTGGTAAACACAAGCCTACATTCACCCCACACGTAGACTGTGGCGATAATGTAATCGTTATCAACGCAGACAAAATTAAGTTGACAGGAAACAAATTGGGCGACAAAGTATATGTTCGCTACACAGGCTACCCAGGTGGTCAGCGTTTTGTTTCTCCAAAAGAATTAATGGCTAAGCACCCAGAGCGCATCATTGAGAAAGCGGTACGTGGTATGTTGCCTAAAAACCGTTTGGGCCGTGAGCTATTTAGAAACCTTTTTGTTTATGCTGGTTCTGAGCACAAACATGAGGCACAAAATCCAAAAACTGTTAAATTTTAA
- a CDS encoding SMR family transporter, whose protein sequence is MNWLALVFAGLFEIGWPIGLKMAQNPGANKLPWIFLAVFSMAVSGTLLFMAQKTIPIGTAYAVWTGIGAVGTLIVGVLFFGDSASIPRMLSAIFIVAGIIGLKLF, encoded by the coding sequence ATGAATTGGTTAGCTTTGGTCTTTGCAGGACTTTTCGAAATAGGGTGGCCCATTGGCCTCAAGATGGCACAAAACCCTGGTGCCAACAAACTTCCCTGGATATTCTTGGCGGTGTTTTCTATGGCGGTGAGTGGCACACTACTGTTTATGGCACAGAAGACGATCCCAATCGGCACGGCATACGCCGTATGGACCGGCATTGGTGCAGTAGGTACACTTATCGTAGGCGTACTGTTCTTTGGTGATTCGGCCAGTATACCTCGCATGTTGTCGGCGATATTTATTGTGGCCGGTATTATAGGTTTAAAGTTGTTTTAG